The segment CAGCGCGTACTCCAGACACATGGAGCACAGGTTCCAGCCCGAGATGAAGCCGCAGCCAATGAAATGGGAGCCAAAGGCCATTATCTGACCCACCAGCATGGGAGCCAGGATGTTGGTCAGCTGGTCAATAATCCGCACTGTGGCGTTCATGTCTGTTTGATACAAGAGTGGTAGGGGTTGGAAGTCAACATTAAGTTCCAGATTTAGGAGGAAAGTGGCCAAATAGTGGCCCATGAAAGTCCCCACGTTTTGGTAGCTTTTACAGATTCATATGACAGCAGGTTTGACTAAAACGACAGTACTAGCAGAGCAAATTGATATGGGTCACCAAGTTCATAAGTGCTGAGAATGTTTGCCACCATGTGAGCTTATCTTTTAAAAAGTTTACAGCAATCTGGAGAAAGCTGCAGGGGCATAAAAGGCGAAATCGAGAGTGAGTCAGCATCCAGGGTTCAAAGTCTGCCGCACTGCACAGATCTGATAACGGGTCAAGTCGGGTCTACATTAGATGATAAGCCAGCAGTGGGTAAGAAACACTGACCTGCCAACTGGCTGCTGTCCTGACCCGCCACAACCACCACCCAATCCCTCTGGATGGTGATGGATGTAGCCGTGCTGGCTAGGTTGGCAACGTTGGCGATGGTGATCACCATTATATAGCAGGTGGTCTGAAAAACAacatggagtatttttacatttgtaggTTATTATTACATTTGATCGGTATCCATTTCATGTCATTAAAGGACAATCTGGGTCAGGTTACTTGCTGTCAACAAACTCCATGTAAAACCAACAATGACTTAATTGTCTGTATAGGCAAAACCTAATGCCCGTccaaaagtaatttaaaacacattacTGAGTCACAcggttgcactgggtgacatgttccttcattaccataaacacacacactgtagtttattttgaattctAAGCAGTTCAACCCAAGAACAATTTTTCCATTTGATTGTTTAGTTTGAAGGATTTGTAGGCTGTAGGGCTGAAGAGGTGGAAatagatcagaatcagaaaaaaacaaatttttgcTTAACAGGAATATGCAGTTTTACAGTTATTCCTTTAATCATCATGGGAACCTTCCGATTTATCTCCCCGGTTTGGGAACCGCTGCACGAAAGCAAATGCATCTTAACAAACgcactatttactcctgtttgagcaCCGTTTGCTAAAAGCCATCTCTCTCAGGAAATCGCTGagcctttataaaaataatgaaactaCATATTTGCAACATGAAACTTCACCTTTTCAGGAGGAACCAATGGCTTGAGTGTCACATACAAAGTAAGGAAGTCATGAAGTACTCAGATACGGACTAAGGAATCCTTTTGCTTCTAGTTTAGGCTATTTTTATGATTTAAATTCAAGAATGACAGGCACCTTTATGGGTTGAATCCCTTTATAACTCTTACTAACCGAAGGCAAAGCCCACACGCTGCCATCACATGTCACAAAAAAATGGACTACTTCCTGTAGGAGAAAAATCAATAACCTTCTGGGAAAAATAgctctttaaaagaaaaaacagggcAGCTGATAATACACGGGTGACCTCAACTACAGCAGCAAGATGacaaaaaaaaggtcaaaaaaCGTGGCACACTTCATCTAGAATTCGGCCTCTTTGTTTCTTATGTGCGTTGCAAAGCAGCCGCTCTGTTCAGAAAAGCAACAACATTGCTCCAACAGGCCAGGCCACATTTCTCTCCCTGTCCGTGTCATGTGACAGGCCTTGTAGAACCTGCTGACTACACAGTCTTCAACGAGACACTCTATCTCCTTTCTCGCCAACCCCTTTCCACCCcctccgcacacacacacacacactgacactggcCGTCGCTCTAAACACTCTCACACGGACAACCCCCTCCCCCGCTTTACTCTGGGGACCCAAAGGCGTCCCACAAATGCAAAGGGCAACACCCCCCCCAACAGAAAGGCCTTTGTGTTTCAACCAGATACCCAAACCAGGCTCCCACGGTGAACCGAGACCTGCCTAGTCTGCAGCTCTGGTCAGCTGCAGGATCAAGTCCGAATCTTTGTGGTGAGGGAGCGCTCATGAACTTACATAGTTCAACAAGTGTAAACAAGCCCCTTGCAAGACACTGACACAAGCTTTCCTTTCCTACAGATGTGTATAGTTACCTCTGATGCTTTGTGTCCTCATCAGAAGAAAACCTAATTGTTCATGTTCCATAATTAGTAATCAttatgcaacaaaaaaaaaaaatattttgaggaCTATAAAATAAGAAGACAAGTTGTCTGATGTGTCAgttttttatcaaacaaaaatttaaataacaaaaacctGCTTTGTCAATTTAAGTTAGTGGAACAAAGGTCTTCTGGGAGTGAACTACACTCGTTTCACTCTTCTGTAAAAGCTGTTTCAGTGGTCATAAATCCTATTGACGCAGGAGCCCATATCAGTAAAAGCAATCTTGAGGTCAGAGTGTTGTACTTGAGGTAAAGGGGCAAAAATGCTTTCAGTCAAAATCCCCATCAGATCATGTTGAAACCATGAGTGTGTAAGAAACAGCACAGGGGGGATCTTACCAGAATCCATCCATTGTAAAGCTCCACAAGCTGTTCTTTGAACTGGAAAACAACCATCAGGAGGATCCCGCACGTGATGACGCAACTGTTCTGGACGAGCAGTGAAGTCTGGGCCACTGTGGAAACACCACGAAGAACATTAGGGACAGAAATCTGATCAAAGACAACAGGTTTCTGTCTGATAAATGAGTTCATTACAGCGCTTTAACAAGACAGTTGGATGCATTCCCCGCTCCCTCATCTAATCTAATTGTGTCTGCCAAATTCCTCTGAATAAACATTCAACAAGAGTTGCATTTAACTATGACAGTGAGGGAGGCAAACAGCACATGTGCACAATGTACATGATGACTATAATGCTAATCCCTTTGTTGGTGCTCTGCATCTATTTTCAGGATCAAATCTACATGGTTTTGGCTTTTTATTCGTGGCAAACGTGTTGTGACGACCCCTCAGGAAAAGCTGGCTTTGATTTAAGCTGCCTTACCTTTGAGTCTGGGATTTTTGTCCACCCAGTCCCCAATGATGGCCCCCAGCAGCAGCACGGAGCCGGCCACCACCAGCCCATATACGGCCGTGAGCAGCAGGCTGTTGCCATACAGCTCGACCAGGAAAACAGCCACGGCAAAGTTCCACATGCGGTCACCCTGagaatttaaaattttgattaattaaaGGTCAGGCTGATATTTGATCCAACATTTCCAAGTTGGTGCTGGTAGGAAATGTGGTTTGGGTGCTACATAAATAATAAGAGCCCACTCTGCTGCCATGGGCTGAAAAACTAACACCCTCTTCAGGTGACTCTATCCTTGGAGCCATGGAGGAGCTTTGTAAAGACCAGCAGTGTGTGGTGAGCTACACTGggaaaacatgtcattttgtaTTGTAATGACAGTTATAATAACACATATAATGTAACAATAACACATTCATGGTGTATTACATCTGGTTTGACACTAAAGTAGGCTACAGATGTACAAATAGATAATAGTGGGtcatttaaaaagacaataatgtGGTTAATTCTAAGTCACTGTTTCACTTACCcatgttgacagagcatgtcccATGTAAATTAGGAATTTAGAAGAAGTGAAGAAGTCTCGGGCAGATTCTGCAAAGcatttaaacaaacactgaacTGTCAGAGGCGTTGCAGCTGGTGGTCCGCAGCCACCGTTTTACAGTCATGATGTGAAGGCTCTGACAGGGAAATATCTTGTTATTGCAATGCAAAATAACCTACCACAGCAAGTCTTCTTAGgtccagagttttccattttaaaggtgtccaaaaaaaaataacctaGTGAATATTACTGTTTTTCCCTTTACGCTGTCTTCTCTTTTGTGCTTGAAGGAAGTCGACCCCTGTCACTGCTGGACCTAAAGATTACTGACTGCAGTGACACAAACACGGCGtttctcccttttcctcctttccaAACTTAGCTATCACTGTAGCTGAAGTTGGAAAGAAATAGCTTTATAGCCTAAAAGCCGGTTTGTCGCGAAAACACAAAGCTGGGAGCCGAACGCAGTGCTGCTCCGTCGGGCGGTGAGCTCCGCTCTGATGCTCTGTGTTTACGTCCCGCACGAAATATACCCACGTTGTCACGTGACCTggcttttttttcctgtttttttttttttttttacattgtgtcAAAAACAAGCGGGGCCCTCCTACCGCACACAAGCtcgggggaaaaaaagctgaaACATGTCTGTACAAAAAAGGTGTCATTGTTAACAATATCAGAAAAAAACCTATAGCCCTCTTTCCTCAGCGGTTGGTGGGCTTTTGTCTGAATTGGCTCCCTTCCCTCAGGACGGTTCGACACCAATCAACACCTGACCCAAGACGCTTCTACAGAGATAACAGCTCTTTATCACAGCAAATGAATTATGGAGCCTATTTGGCTTACTCAATCTTTCTGAAGGTTAGGTGTCTGCTGttgtcaagtgtgtgtgtgcttactcACTACAGTGGTTTCTCCCACCACAGAGTTCACATCTTAAACTTAGGCAAAACTAGCAATACCATCATGTataaatactccattacaaatCCTGCTCTCAAAATTTTACCAAAGTGTTGGTGGGAAAATGTACTGAGAATATCACACCTAAAAGTTTTTACTTGTTATGCTGAGTGCACCTGAGAATGTTCTATTGAATATCATTACTGATTAATGAATGTGTAAGTAGCATTTTACTTATTGTAGTTGGTGAAGGTCGAGCTAACTGTAACTACTTTATAAGCAGTTTGGTAGTTTAATCTAGATCAtaaaaaagtgcaatatttgtCTCTGAAATGGAACACAAGTCTGAAGTGGCATAAAATGGACGTACTAAAGGAAAGTTTGtaatacaaggtacaaggttgcttattagtcattatacagcacaaggctgcgtAACGAAattaaatttgtagttcctttatgctacacacacaacatataattaagtgaaggcctatattaaaatatggtaacatataaaataaaacaaaacaatatacagttatttatatacatacacgtaTAAACCCGGATATTCCActgtgcattttttgaatttgcatctgggttgaatataaagtacaaatacaagTAGTATAACATTGTACTTCAGTACAGCAGCCTAATTGAGTAAATGTGGGCTACGTTGTGACTTTTCATCATTGACTGACTGTAAGAGAGCATAGACTATAAATGTTGGGAGTTACAACCATATGGTCATTTCCATGGTTTCATCAGTCGGTGGGATGCAGGTTTACACCAAAACTGTGTCACTAATGAACTATCCTCTTATGCTATGTTTATCAGTAAAGATTCAGTTGGTTCAATCAGAGCAATAAAACAGTTCCATCTTAAATGGAAGTATGTTTTAGATGAATACAATACATTTCCCAAAATACAAAATCATTTGAGACTTTTGATGATTTAAAAGACATGCTGCACTTACTTTTTATATCTATATACTTAGGGGGCAAAAGCAAATATTGCAATCTAAGTTAAAGATTAACTGAACATCCCTGTGTATTTTGGTGCCTTCCAACACAAATAATCGCTGAAGGTTTCAAACATTTTGGTATAGCCTTGACCTGGTGAAGCTGTTTACCACGAAGCGTGTTGCCTTAGAGCTTGGCCTTTTTGTGTACAAAGCACACATATAGATGACTTGCAGGTCAAACTCTCCCAACTGACCATTCCAGTTTTTTCAACTCATCCCTACAGCATTCTGAAAGCTGaagtactcacacacacagcacaaaaacaCTTGCAAACAAACATCCCAGAAACATTCCCCTTTGGCTGAATCCACAAAAATGATGTGTGCTGAAGCAGAGCCTCTTGATTCTTTCTGAGAGATTGTCATTGCAGACATGTTGATCCAATAAACGTTTGTTATTGTGTCCAGCCCTGTTGCAACATCTTAAAATATGAGCTAAATTAGATTTAGAAGCCAAAAAATGGTGTTTTAAGCAACAGATTCAATTCCAAACGGGGTGTAGAAAGCTTGTGCTGCTTTTTTCATGcattcaaattcaaatacaTATCCACctcaaaatgtacatttgtttatGTAAACTTAAGTGAAGCCAATTTCAAAAATGCATTACATCCAATTTGGCTTTATAGTTTGGCTGAAGTATTGTTtataatgtctaaaccactttgaaagtgtttttaaaagtcaaatatatatattttaaataaatataattgcaAGGGGtaaaaatggcattaaaatatACTAAAAATATAGCATATTCTATATTCTCCCACACTTACAAGGAACAATGTAAGTGGGTCATTCTTAAGGCAGGATTGTGTGTAATACTTATCTGAGGCCGGGTTCCCAACCATGCAAAACCCCTGTTTCCattgtttatgctaagctaagctaatctcCTTCTGGcaagtagcttcatatttaacaaacaGACATCACAGTGGCGtgaatcttctcatctaacaccCGCAACTCTTTATTTCCCATGGGCCCCATAGGGGGTTGATCCGGCCCTGTATATACTTACTATATTTTAGCATGCAGTACTATGAGTATGTGAAAACATACTGCTGCTGGGCTACCAACAAATCTGCTTGTTAGCTTCAAACAGatgttgaaaaaatatatacacgAGCAACACGTAGGCCTACTCTGTGCCATCTCATGGCATGAGGGAGCAAAACTGACATTGTCAAGGAACATAAGCACATATTTTGGGCCAAGTGATGACAATAGGCGCTTCTATCCCTTTGTGATCTATTCAAGGATCACAGAGAGCTTGAAAGGCTTCACACATAGAGCTGCTACAAACAGATTACCAGCCACACTATTAGTGGGCCGGTGTGTCAGCCAGGCTCAGTTACCTGTCATCAGTGGTCAGACGGCTGCTGTGTCATTGTGCGGCCGTGTGACCTGCAGGTATGTCTGCAGGATCCCTTTACAGCCTGCCTGTGGCACAACAAGCTGTGTTTACGCGGGCTAAATCTGTGCTCCCAAGACAAAAATATGAGAATGACTTGCCTCCTGTGGCCGTAAGTTGTCTGACACTCACAAGCCACAGCTAAAGAAAGGATATAGGTAGAGGGAGGATGTGAAATCTCACCTGAAGGACGGTATAGGTGAGGCTGGATCAGGTTATCCATCTATTGTTCATGCGCCCTGTATGTGgaataaatgttctttttttgtgctGAGCTCTTGTTCCAATAGAGCCTATCGAGTTATAGGTATTACAGCACAGCTCCCGTGGTTCAGCAATTTCATTGACATTTAGCTGGAATACCTGACACTGAGTTCTCAAGGTCTCCCAACATCTCATGACACGGGACACAGCAAGATCACTAACCATCTCAGTGACCAAACAACACCAGAAACaatgattataattattacCTTTACCCATTTTTGGAACATAACAGTGCTGCGGTCTTATTGTTTCTGTGGATATCTACCACAGCCCTGGGCCTAAGACTTTGATGTGTGCCTGACAGCTCCAGCAGAGAACGATAAACACCAAAGGTCACTGTCTGGCTGGCCACCTTTCCCAAAATGACAACCCCTGTATCTAGGGAATGAAACGGTAAACATCTGACAGCTGTTTCAGATCAATACAATGTTGCAGCTCAGTGGGCAGCAAACCAGTGTGGTAACTTCAGACAGGTGTGTTTGCCTGTCATGGTGCAGGATCGAAGGGTGCTTGACCAGCTGCTGAAGCAAGGTCAACAGTTGTGTCATCCAGGGTAATGTCTCTTTACCGTTTGTTGACCGCTGCCAGGCCATTGAATCTCAGGTCCTCAAAAATATGTCTTTAATGTAATTGTACCACGTGTGGCTGGTTTGAATCCCTGCATGCTGAGGGCGTGAGTAATGCGCTGCCTTCCCTCAGTGACTTCTgttggttggtccaccactttggtccagactcaACAGATATTGGATGGAGTGCCATGACATTTTGGTGCAGGCATTCATGGCCAGCAGAAGATGAATCCCAGTGACTTTTCCTCCAGCGAGCCATCACCAGGCTTTTTAAAATATGCCTTTGAATTTAATTGATCATTTTTGTAGACCCAATTTGTACATCTCATAATGAGAATATAACAAAACAACGTAACCAGTGAGGAACACAGAATGATTTCAGTGCATGTGTCACAGTGCATTAAATCCATGATCTCAGCAACTCATTCCAGTTTATTGTTCCTGCACACCCTTGTGATAATCCTGTCACCATAAGAAGATTGATTTCCATCATTTGAGTCAATTTTCCACCTTTGTAGAATGGGGACTAAATCCATATGACTCAAGCCAAGTTATATTTACTGGAGACCTGACGTATGGCAGCATGGTGTTTCCGCCTCAGACAAACAAAGACAAGTAGGTCTGGTGTAGTGTTTGTGTCTGGATGTAAATGTGAGTGTGAttagtttgttagtttgttATATAACCAAACatgtgtaggcctatgtttaaaaaatataccaCTATGTCATTATCAGAATTCTCAAATATCAATATTGGCATCGGCCTTAATAATCCAGTATTGGTCGGGCCATCATTTCTATGTACACTGTACATTGTATCTGGAACCTGTAGTTTAACAACACACAACATTCCCTTAAACCCCTCAGGCAAGCTTGACGACAGCTCTGGGAACAGGTTACCTTTTATCGACTGGATTTGAAAACCAGACGATGCCACTGTGATGACaaacatttttgcaaatgttGGGCTGCCAGTGAGTGTGCATAGATGGTTCTGATTGATATGTACAAGCTTGGATACTCTCTAAAATACTGCAAAGGATTAATAACAATATGGTCTCAGAAAGATAGTAGGAGAACTCTATCAGAAAAAACAGgtagaaataaataacaatgtaaaatatatcAATTTTCTTTATAAATATCTGGAAAGACTTGCTACTATGGAAATTAAATACACCTCCTAACTGGAGCTACAAaaattagtcgattaattgattagtcaattaaaaaaaaaattatcgacaactattttgataatcattaatggtttcagtcattttttttttttaaatgtggaacATGGCTTGTttaatctttttaaatgtaaagatttGCTGTTATTCTTTGTCCTTTATGATAGTAAATGAAGagtatttgggttgtggactgTTAGTTAGACATGTCACTCTGGGCAATTatgatgagcatttttcacaatttcttgacattttacagactaaacAATTAGATGATTAGTCGTGAAAAAATCGTCTGCAGATtagtcaataatgaaaataatcgttagttgcagccctccGCCTAACCATATTAATTTGTGCTTTCTCttctattttaattaatttaagcaTTATGGGCTCAATCAGACATGAATAccaataaaatttaaatttctagTGGAAAATTGGGCATTAACCTGTTGTAAAGTGGTGGCTTTAGCTCCTTTAGAGTATATTTCAATCCGGAGGAAATGGGAATAGTTTTACAGGgagaagaataaaaataatttatgtttCCACCGCCCACCTCCAGGGGGCAGCAAAGTCTAATGTGGACAGGCCTCCGCACCCGGAAAGGCTGCTGAACATGTGTTTACACTGAGGTTAGCTAGCTTCATCTACCTTTAATATAAACTCCGAACTGTCTGCGTGTCCTTTGAACAAAATGTCTTCGAAAATCCGGGACAACGATGACAATTGTGAAGGACGGTGTGCACTGAAGGAGGAGCTGAACAAAAAGGTAGCGTTAGGCACAACATGTTGCCGGAAGCTAATGCAAAAGCCACAAATATTAGCTGGTAAATCTGAATGTTAGAGTGAAAGTAATTCGTGTTGCTCATTTACAGATCAAGGAACAAAGGGTTGTAGTGGACGAGCTCTCCAATCTGAAGAAAAACAGGGTGAGTACAGCTGTGTTATAGGAAACACAACTAAAGTCTATCTGGAAATGACATATTTATTAATCTGTTTAAATGTGGTTATGCCCTGGCCACTATGAATAGGAATCTGTTTGTGGTTTGAGATGCATCTTACCTGTTGTAAGACTGGTTTCTCAGTAACGTGAGTATTTTTCTATGTTTGaatgtacattttgtgtgtgttatctcCCAGAAAGTCTACATCCAGCAGAGGAACAGTAACATTTTCTTCCTAGCAGACAGAAGTCAGACACTTGCTTCATGTAAAAGTAGGTTGAGAGCTGGAAACTTGAATAAAGCTCATTTTAATAAACTAGCTCATATCACTCTTATCTCGTTAATTAATAACAGACACagaccaataaataaataaaatttgataTTGCATTACTTAGTAGATAAACCTAATGGATGCTATTTTTCCTCTCCAGGGGAAATGGATAACATGAAAAAGGATCTGCAGGATATGTAAGACTGACCTTCATCACAGCAATGTGTGGGATCTTTTGTTTGTTGAGTCTGTCTCCCACTCAGTTTGAGTGGGACAAAACAGTTTGTGAACATTTGAAGAGAAGGGGGCCCAACTGGAGCCAGGATGTTACCGTTAGAGGCACAAGTCCCTTCTATCAATGTTTATTCTCTGCTCACGTTCTTCACATGAGAGGTCTTCTTACCCCTCAGCCAGTTCAAGACAACCCTGGAAATGTCCTGGTGTGGAACGGGGAGATTTTTGGAGGTATCCCGGTGAGGCCAGAGGAAAATGACACTGCTGTTGTCTCTGAGCGGCTATCATCCTGCAGTAGCCCTTCAGAGATTCTGTCCGTCCTGTCCGCTATTCGGGGACCGTGGGGGTTTGTTTACTACCAAAAGGCTGGAGACTACCTCTGGTTTGGCAGAGACTTCTTTGGTAGGCGGAGTTTGCTGTGGAAAGTTGACGCAGAGGTCAACGCATTGACCTTGACTTCTGTGGCAGCCCACAGTACTGGATCTGATCAGTCTGCTTGGCAAGAAGTCCCAGCAGTTGGTGTTTACAGGATTGACTTGAAGGCAGCGACAGAAGCTGGCTCTGTGACGTTTGAGCTTTATCCTTGGGCTCATGGAGGAAATAATCTTGTCTCGAGCTGCAGTGAAACTGTATTGGAGTCTGTCCCAAGCGGCTGCACTGCTGTGATGAACCAGTCGGGCCTCGTACTCGCCTCACCTGTGTGCCCTCTTAATACATCCATCCCGAAGTCATTAAATGAGAAAGAAATTCACCCAAACTCCCATTCACGTGTTAAGGACCTGGAGCAGCTGCTTGCAAGCAAAGGGAAAAACGATGAGGTGAACAGTCTCATTGATGTTCTCAGTGAGGCAGTAAGGCGACGTGTTCAGTCTCTGCCTTTCAGGGATCAAGACAGTTCCACTCCTACTGATGACCATGCTAGTGTTGCTATACTTTTTTCAGGAGGTATCGATTCAATGATCCTGGCTGCCCTAGCTGACCGTCACATACCTGCTCATCAGCCAATAGACCTTCTCAATGTAGCGTTTAAACTACAGGAGCCAAAGAAGCAGAAAGAGTCTGCAAAGAAACCCAAAAAGCCCAAAAGTAAGGCCACGGATTTTAAGACAGATGGCGCTGATTCCCAAACATCCAGCCCCTTTGATGTTCCAGACAGAATTACTGGAAAAGCCGGCCTCAAGGAATTACAAGACTTGAATTCTCAAAGAAGATGGAATTTTGTTGAAATCAACGTAACgcaggaggagctgcagaaaaTGCGCCAGGAGCGCATTTGTCATCTGGTGCATCCACTGGATACGGTGCTCGATGACAGCATTGGATGTGCTGTGTGGTTCGCGGCAAGAGGGAGGGGCTTCATCACGGTGGACAATGACCAGAGGCCCTACACATCGACAGCAAAGGTGAAGTCAGACTTTGCTCTCTCCAGGATTCTGAATCTATTTAACTTTTTACCAATGAAGGGGATTTGTTGCAGCTGTTCCCTGGGCTGTTAAACTGGCATGAGTGCTGGTGGATAATTAGGAtcataaatgtatttcttttcttaCTGATCCACTTGCACATGTTTCACAATCCTTAACAACCACATTGCCCTGCATTTCTGTGTTGCTACGTCACGACTGCAGGTCATTTTGACCGGAATCGGAGCAGATGAGCAGCTAGCAGGTTACTCCAGGCACAGAGTCCGATTCACTTTGTCGGGGCACGAGGGACTGATCCAGGAACTGGGCATGGAGCTGGGCAGGATCTCCTCCAGGAATTTGGGCAGAGATGACAGAGTGATAGGGGATCATGGGAAAGAGGCTAGGTAAGTGTGTCAGGTACCAACCATATGTTAATAGAGCCTAAATCCATGTCTTTAAATTTTGAACGCAATTAATGTGCCCTGTGGAGCTTATTTTTAATTAAGCAAgttatgttgtgtatatatgtatttcgTTTTAGTATTCACTGTGCATCCCTGAGGCTTATCAAAGGAGCAGAGTGCATTTTCCTCATCcttaaacatttgaaaagctgaTAGAACATcatgcatttttcatcaatgtGCTTGTCAAGATTTCATAGCTTGcagttttcttcttcagtgcctttgttggtgcattgctacatgtctgtgtgttaccgccacctactgtcAATCAGCAGAATAACGTGAAAATAACCACCTGTGCCTTTGTGCgcaatacaaacaaaaagggAACCCACTGATAAAACCATTGTTCCAAAAACTCCATGAGTAccctttttttaatttgcaagAATAATTTTTTATTGACTTGATGAATCATTTCTTCATTAGTATTTGGTATGTACCTCGAAGCATAGAACATACAAGTTTGACAGCATAAATGGTTTGTATTAATCAAAAACAGGGGGAAGCAGAATCCAAAAACTGGGCTTAAGGACATTTtgaaagcacaggtgttaagAATCTGTTCAAGTGTCCCAGGAAGCCATGACAGTGAGCGAGTGCACACAATAgaaccaggaccctgaaactgaaggaGCTAAATACTGTAGGattcagccatcattaactATATTATTTACATCTGTGACATGTCTATGTAAAAGGCCTGTTATGTTGGACAAAGGAGGAAGCAGGATGATGCAGGGTGAACGGTAGAAACTGTAAGTTACTGTGATTGTGTCTGTACTTTGTTTCTGCTCATGGTTCACCCACAGGTGTTTGGACTTACTGTGCCTTAATCAGACCTTGTGTCAGGCATCTCTCGATCTCTCGGTAGCTTTGTTGCACCTGCCAGGGTGCAACAAATTCCACCTTTTGTTACCATTATTCAATAGTACAAGAAGTCCCGTGACCTAATTCTCAGCACAGCTCCACCCACCTTTGCCCTGAGCAGAGTCTAATCAGCCAGTGAAAACAGCTTCATGTCAGTAGCTTTCATTGgaaccctttaaaaaaaaactaatcaaaATAAATTGTCAAATCATTGACAGTGTGTTCTGCGGAACATCCAGAAAGATGGGGACATTGTTTTGCAGAGATGATGTTGTTTTGCAATCACAAATATCAATGCTGTGAGCTCCACAG is part of the Micropterus dolomieu isolate WLL.071019.BEF.003 ecotype Adirondacks linkage group LG07, ASM2129224v1, whole genome shotgun sequence genome and harbors:
- the LOC123973925 gene encoding ASNSD1 upstream open reading frame protein-like; the protein is MSSKIRDNDDNCEGRCALKEELNKKIKEQRVVVDELSNLKKNRKVYIQQRNSNIFFLADRSQTLASCKREMDNMKKDLQDM
- the asnsd1 gene encoding asparagine synthetase domain-containing protein 1, producing MCGIFCLLSLSPTQFEWDKTVCEHLKRRGPNWSQDVTVRGTSPFYQCLFSAHVLHMRGLLTPQPVQDNPGNVLVWNGEIFGGIPVRPEENDTAVVSERLSSCSSPSEILSVLSAIRGPWGFVYYQKAGDYLWFGRDFFGRRSLLWKVDAEVNALTLTSVAAHSTGSDQSAWQEVPAVGVYRIDLKAATEAGSVTFELYPWAHGGNNLVSSCSETVLESVPSGCTAVMNQSGLVLASPVCPLNTSIPKSLNEKEIHPNSHSRVKDLEQLLASKGKNDEVNSLIDVLSEAVRRRVQSLPFRDQDSSTPTDDHASVAILFSGGIDSMILAALADRHIPAHQPIDLLNVAFKLQEPKKQKESAKKPKKPKSKATDFKTDGADSQTSSPFDVPDRITGKAGLKELQDLNSQRRWNFVEINVTQEELQKMRQERICHLVHPLDTVLDDSIGCAVWFAARGRGFITVDNDQRPYTSTAKVILTGIGADEQLAGYSRHRVRFTLSGHEGLIQELGMELGRISSRNLGRDDRVIGDHGKEARFPYLDEDVVSYLNSLPVWEKADLSLPRGVGEKLLLRLTAKQLGLGQSAVLPKRAMQFGSRIAKMEDKREKASDKCTRLLTG